Proteins from one Ranitomeya variabilis isolate aRanVar5 chromosome 1, aRanVar5.hap1, whole genome shotgun sequence genomic window:
- the MIDN gene encoding midnolin isoform X1 has product MEQQPSVRSCTNVGGEPLMNLNVHSTTGTRYELSVPVEETVDGLKRRISQRLKVPKERLTLLHRETRLSSGKLQDLGVADGSRLTLLPTVESGLMSQMSRPEQSVMQALESLTETQVNDFLSGRSPLTLALRVGDHMMFVQLQLAAQQAGGSHLQHRHLITRGTEHNAAPHFRTLHTSATPVLSRLAGCTQGSSQPTESAPASSTRCDAPHSSSLTTSVFRSHGEGVAVSPCAEQVPCSSTTRSSEAGGPSQSARPRKPGAIIESFVNHAPGVFSGTFSGTLHPHCQDSTGRPRRDIGTILQILNDLLSATRHYQGMPPSLTTLRCHTQCASQTRNAKATSTQSRDPQKSGQPTAQSQPQARQCKPTGDRMRQTENRATRCKVERLQLLMHQKRLRRKARRDSRAPYQWLPTRKSSRTSSTSSGEGAIEMDFEDSLWKPDVKAELNSEFVVA; this is encoded by the exons ATGGAGCAGCAGCCCAGTGTCCGGAGCTGCACGAACGTGGGAGGAGAGCCGCTCATGAACCTGAACGTTCACAGCACCACCGGCACTCGCTATGAGCTCTCTGTGCCAGTCGAAGAAACGGTGGACGGGCTGAAGCGTCGGATCTCCCAGCGACTGAAGGTGCCTAAGGAGCGGCTCACCCTGCTGCACCGCGAGAC GCGGCTGAGTTCTGGGAAGTTACAAGATTTGGGAGTTGCGGACGGGAGCAGGCTGACCCTCCTGCCAACGGTTGAGTCTGGCCTTATG TCCCAGATGTCTCGCCCGGAGCAGTCCGTGATGCAGGCCCTGGAGAGCCTCACAGAGACGCAG GTGAATGACTTCTTATCTGGCCGCTCGCCACTCACTCTTGCTCTTCGTGTTGGGGATCATATGATGTTTGTACAGCTTCAGTTGGCTGCCCAACAAGCGGGGGGCTCCCACCTCCAGCATCGCCATCTAATCACCAGAggaactgagcacaatgctgcccctCACTTCCGCACCCTGCATACAAGCGCCACACCTGTACTCTCCCGACTGGCAGGTTGTACACAGGGTTCTTCTCAGCCTACTGAGTCAGCACCGGCTTCTTCCACTCGCTGTGATGCACCTCATTCTTCATCCCTCACCACCAGCGTCTTCCGCTCACATGGAGAGGGTGTGGCTGTATCACCCTGTGCAGAG CAGGTACCATGTAGCAGCACCACTCGAAGTAGTGAAGCTGGTGGACCTTCCCAGTCTGCACGACCCCGAAAACCTGGTGCCATCATAGAAAGTTTTGTCAACCATGCTCCTGGGGTCTTCTCAGGGACATTCTCTG GCACTTTGCACCCCCACTGCCAGGATAGCACAGGGCGTCCTCGCCGAGACATTGGGACAATTTTACAGATCCTCAATGACTTGCTGAGTGCTACTCGCCATTACCAGGGCATGCCACCCTCTCTTACAACACTCCGTTGccacacacagtgtgcatcccagaccAGAAACGCCAAGGCTACCTCTACACAAAGCAGGGACCCCCAGAAAAGCGGCCAACCAACGGCACAATCCCAGCCCCAAGCTCGTCAGTGCAAGCCTACTG GGGATCGTATGCGGCAAACAGAAAATCGGGCAACTCGCTGCAAAGTAGAACGCTTGCAGTTGCTTATGCATCAAAAGAGATTGCGTCGAAAGGCACGCAGAGACTCCAGAGCTCCTTATCAGTGGCTTCCTACACGAAAGTCTAGCCGGACCAGCAGTACATCAAGTGGAGAGGGTGCCATTGAGATGGACTTTGAGGACTCGCTATGGAAACCAGATGTGAAGGCTGAACTAAACTCAGAATTTGTGGTGGCATGA
- the MIDN gene encoding midnolin isoform X2, which translates to MEQQPSVRSCTNVGGEPLMNLNVHSTTGTRYELSVPVEETVDGLKRRISQRLKVPKERLTLLHRETRLSSGKLQDLGVADGSRLTLLPTVESGLMSQMSRPEQSVMQALESLTETQVNDFLSGRSPLTLALRVGDHMMFVQLQLAAQQAGGSHLQHRHLITRGTEHNAAPHFRTLHTSATPVLSRLAGCTQGSSQPTESAPASSTRCDAPHSSSLTTSVFRSHGEGVAVSPCAEVPCSSTTRSSEAGGPSQSARPRKPGAIIESFVNHAPGVFSGTFSGTLHPHCQDSTGRPRRDIGTILQILNDLLSATRHYQGMPPSLTTLRCHTQCASQTRNAKATSTQSRDPQKSGQPTAQSQPQARQCKPTGDRMRQTENRATRCKVERLQLLMHQKRLRRKARRDSRAPYQWLPTRKSSRTSSTSSGEGAIEMDFEDSLWKPDVKAELNSEFVVA; encoded by the exons ATGGAGCAGCAGCCCAGTGTCCGGAGCTGCACGAACGTGGGAGGAGAGCCGCTCATGAACCTGAACGTTCACAGCACCACCGGCACTCGCTATGAGCTCTCTGTGCCAGTCGAAGAAACGGTGGACGGGCTGAAGCGTCGGATCTCCCAGCGACTGAAGGTGCCTAAGGAGCGGCTCACCCTGCTGCACCGCGAGAC GCGGCTGAGTTCTGGGAAGTTACAAGATTTGGGAGTTGCGGACGGGAGCAGGCTGACCCTCCTGCCAACGGTTGAGTCTGGCCTTATG TCCCAGATGTCTCGCCCGGAGCAGTCCGTGATGCAGGCCCTGGAGAGCCTCACAGAGACGCAG GTGAATGACTTCTTATCTGGCCGCTCGCCACTCACTCTTGCTCTTCGTGTTGGGGATCATATGATGTTTGTACAGCTTCAGTTGGCTGCCCAACAAGCGGGGGGCTCCCACCTCCAGCATCGCCATCTAATCACCAGAggaactgagcacaatgctgcccctCACTTCCGCACCCTGCATACAAGCGCCACACCTGTACTCTCCCGACTGGCAGGTTGTACACAGGGTTCTTCTCAGCCTACTGAGTCAGCACCGGCTTCTTCCACTCGCTGTGATGCACCTCATTCTTCATCCCTCACCACCAGCGTCTTCCGCTCACATGGAGAGGGTGTGGCTGTATCACCCTGTGCAGAG GTACCATGTAGCAGCACCACTCGAAGTAGTGAAGCTGGTGGACCTTCCCAGTCTGCACGACCCCGAAAACCTGGTGCCATCATAGAAAGTTTTGTCAACCATGCTCCTGGGGTCTTCTCAGGGACATTCTCTG GCACTTTGCACCCCCACTGCCAGGATAGCACAGGGCGTCCTCGCCGAGACATTGGGACAATTTTACAGATCCTCAATGACTTGCTGAGTGCTACTCGCCATTACCAGGGCATGCCACCCTCTCTTACAACACTCCGTTGccacacacagtgtgcatcccagaccAGAAACGCCAAGGCTACCTCTACACAAAGCAGGGACCCCCAGAAAAGCGGCCAACCAACGGCACAATCCCAGCCCCAAGCTCGTCAGTGCAAGCCTACTG GGGATCGTATGCGGCAAACAGAAAATCGGGCAACTCGCTGCAAAGTAGAACGCTTGCAGTTGCTTATGCATCAAAAGAGATTGCGTCGAAAGGCACGCAGAGACTCCAGAGCTCCTTATCAGTGGCTTCCTACACGAAAGTCTAGCCGGACCAGCAGTACATCAAGTGGAGAGGGTGCCATTGAGATGGACTTTGAGGACTCGCTATGGAAACCAGATGTGAAGGCTGAACTAAACTCAGAATTTGTGGTGGCATGA